A DNA window from Falco peregrinus isolate bFalPer1 chromosome 8, bFalPer1.pri, whole genome shotgun sequence contains the following coding sequences:
- the NDUFB3 gene encoding NADH dehydrogenase [ubiquinone] 1 beta subcomplex subunit 3, translating into MGHGNEHGHGKMELPDYRQWKIEGTPLEEVQERLAKRGLRDPWARNEAWRYMGGFAKPVTLTEVFTRGLKWGFAAFVIALGIEYTLFPPKKNGGHH; encoded by the exons ATGGGGCATGGAAATGAACATGGCCATGGCAAAATGGAACTCCCTGACTACAGGCAATGGAAGATAGAGGGTACTCCACTAGAGGAAGTCCAAGAGAGGCTAGCTAAACGGGGTCTTAGGGATCCGTGGGCTCG taatGAAGCCTGGAGATACATGGGTGGCTTTGCAAAACCTGTCACCTTAACAGAAGTCTTTACTAGGGGACTCAAGTGGGGATTTGCAGCTTTTGTCATAGCTCTTGGCATCGAATACACACTATTTCCTCCAAAGAAGAATGGAGGCCATCACTGA